A genomic window from Ignavibacteria bacterium includes:
- a CDS encoding carboxypeptidase regulatory-like domain-containing protein, producing MLNQMKNLMIAAIAAIIMLPAVLFSQDRNEDINMSYTVYSNNMYGSGDDVIINIYAYYMKKGAEFNIKIYKIKDIEGFFSRQTSNSSIDVLSKDSLNLLGLCEEVDSFNKRMKVEGSENYYYSYESFTYKPRQKGAYVARVSYKNKVAYTGFFVTDIGTITEASNNALLAYTVDKKTGEPLSDVELGFFLGTKKIGVGRTMQGLFFKEITAEDREYAAANNIAYPLIIGRKGDDIAVSDPYLYFGYGANMYSVYIYPNQPVYRPKSIVEFKGIIRRSNPNGFENYPEKELTVRIKDSRGAEVSKQVLKTNSHGSFSGSYEIEENAALGQYFIYAELDKGQQYTGNFFVEEYKKPEYKVGITLDKDQYLNGESIKGIVQADYYFGSPVQDAEVEYNVYKKTFYKPWWYFSEYSWWYEEYYANQDDNQKYNNADFIYSGTGKLDKEGRFDFDYSIKEDFKSKYNNWWYWDREATYETDFIYIIQAKVTDKSRREISSTKTVYVTRSDFFMTAKADKYMYKPDEKVTVEVKALDFSDKPKQVSFEAVVNRLTWSGYPDYKQNKNYVTTVSGSTNDKGVGTVSFDAEGEGYYSIEINSYDSRGKKVTENTYCYVSKGDMWWWYNESGTVQIFPDKDSYKPGETCKALIVTTTPGANVLITTQNDNILSYKVEKIEGTSKLIEVPVSANSSPNFYISVAYVSGGQFYSASKSVMVMPEEKFLTVNIATDKTSYKPKDDGTVMIKVTDAAGNPVPNAEVSLGIVDESIYAIKPDNTKDIKSFFYAPKWNTVSIHYSSAYSYYSYSRLITIYERFDVKSLRDEELGTIKGKLSDKNGNAIPYATIIIDGDFVAATTADDGTYEFKLPEGSYTISVQQNTKTRESEKELEVKKGQTITVNLKSSASGLIIDGTTVDYQQSFDDAGQENLRSGIVTTDKVTNQTEAPRKEKKMETEKLADLKGNKDDEGGRTKNGSEFVEAETRSDFRDAIYWNPSVMTDENGYATVQVKFPDNLTSWTLTSRVITNDTKVGQQVNSVITRKDLLVRMETPRFFQQEDEVTISTIIHNYLEEDKSTKISLKAENIELMGDPNEQVITLGKNEERRIDWKVKVTNPTGFAKLTASALTNQESDAVEMKIPLQPHGLQLASYQAMDISDAEKTEYKFVTIPEYTDLRSTKLTLNVAPSLAATMLGALDELVGYPYGCVEQTMSRFLPTVIVANAFKDLNAPISEATQKDMPKMVEAGYNRLYSMQHYDGGWGWWTNDQSHPFMTSYVVYGLTLGDKAGYPVRKDVMSKGIKAIKEQLKDKNLEATTRAYMLYALSYADNKDTKIFEEQFRLLIEAEMNDYSIALLSMAARNIGDNETADKYSRMLVTHAQDMGESGSYWGGKTFHYTWQDDKVQTTAMAVKALLLDPVSLKDNPELMNKAVRWLMQQRQGGGWWNTQSTAFIIYAMVDYLKTSKELEPDYNVKISVNGELLHDKKMTREDVFMKDLKFVIDGSKLKAGQNDIKIEKSGTGKVYVSSDLRYYTSEGVIQPRENGFRVHKEYFKLEKYTKYNDDKIIYQKRYFGGEVKSGDEILVKVRVEAKDKDMQYFMLEDPIPAGCEVIKDDWAYTIEDEKDYSGWDYYWWRWWYADKDIRNNRVTFFATYLYGDTYEFTYIMRAQIPGKYNVIPATGMLMYYPDVRGSSEEIKIEITD from the coding sequence ATGCTGAACCAAATGAAAAACCTGATGATAGCGGCCATTGCTGCCATAATAATGCTGCCGGCCGTTCTGTTTTCGCAGGACCGCAATGAAGACATCAATATGTCATACACCGTTTACAGTAACAATATGTACGGCTCAGGTGATGACGTTATAATAAATATTTACGCCTACTATATGAAAAAAGGGGCGGAGTTCAATATAAAAATTTATAAGATCAAGGATATCGAAGGCTTCTTTTCCAGGCAGACCTCTAATTCATCAATAGATGTGCTCAGCAAAGATAGCCTTAACCTGCTTGGACTCTGCGAAGAAGTTGACAGCTTTAACAAAAGAATGAAGGTAGAAGGCTCCGAAAACTATTATTACAGCTATGAATCCTTCACTTACAAACCCCGCCAAAAAGGCGCTTATGTAGCGCGTGTATCGTATAAAAATAAAGTGGCTTACACCGGATTTTTCGTAACTGATATAGGCACTATCACAGAAGCATCAAACAACGCATTGCTTGCTTATACTGTTGATAAAAAAACAGGTGAGCCGCTAAGTGATGTTGAGCTTGGATTTTTCCTTGGCACAAAGAAAATAGGCGTTGGCAGAACAATGCAGGGTTTATTCTTCAAAGAAATTACCGCTGAAGATAGAGAGTACGCTGCCGCAAATAATATTGCATACCCGCTTATCATTGGCAGAAAAGGCGATGATATCGCCGTATCTGATCCATACCTGTATTTTGGCTATGGCGCGAATATGTACAGTGTTTATATCTATCCAAACCAGCCGGTGTATAGACCCAAATCAATTGTAGAATTTAAAGGTATCATCCGCAGATCAAATCCAAACGGATTCGAGAACTACCCCGAAAAAGAACTTACCGTTCGCATTAAAGATTCGCGCGGCGCGGAAGTTTCCAAGCAGGTACTTAAAACAAACTCACACGGAAGCTTTTCAGGCAGTTATGAAATTGAAGAAAATGCCGCGCTTGGGCAGTACTTTATTTATGCTGAGCTTGATAAAGGCCAGCAGTACACAGGTAATTTCTTTGTGGAAGAATACAAAAAACCTGAATATAAAGTAGGCATTACACTTGATAAAGACCAGTACTTAAACGGCGAGAGCATCAAAGGAATCGTACAGGCTGATTATTACTTCGGCTCACCAGTACAGGATGCTGAAGTTGAATATAATGTGTACAAAAAGACCTTCTATAAACCCTGGTGGTATTTCAGTGAATACAGCTGGTGGTATGAAGAGTATTACGCCAACCAGGATGATAACCAGAAATATAATAACGCTGATTTCATCTACAGCGGCACTGGCAAGCTTGATAAAGAAGGCAGGTTTGATTTTGATTACAGCATCAAGGAAGATTTTAAATCAAAATATAACAACTGGTGGTATTGGGATAGGGAAGCAACTTATGAAACTGATTTCATCTACATTATTCAGGCTAAGGTAACCGATAAATCACGCCGTGAGATTTCTTCAACAAAAACTGTGTATGTCACACGGTCTGATTTCTTCATGACAGCCAAGGCTGATAAATACATGTATAAACCCGATGAGAAAGTTACAGTTGAAGTTAAAGCGCTGGATTTTTCTGATAAACCCAAACAGGTAAGCTTTGAAGCCGTTGTTAACAGGCTTACATGGAGCGGCTACCCTGATTATAAACAAAATAAAAATTATGTTACAACCGTAAGCGGTTCAACAAATGATAAAGGTGTAGGTACTGTATCGTTTGATGCTGAAGGTGAAGGTTATTATTCCATAGAAATTAATTCCTATGATAGCCGCGGCAAAAAGGTAACAGAAAATACTTACTGCTATGTTTCTAAAGGTGATATGTGGTGGTGGTATAATGAATCAGGTACCGTGCAGATCTTTCCCGATAAAGACAGCTATAAACCCGGTGAAACCTGCAAAGCGCTGATTGTAACTACTACTCCCGGTGCGAACGTACTTATAACAACGCAGAATGATAATATACTATCATACAAAGTTGAAAAAATTGAAGGTACCTCAAAGCTTATTGAAGTGCCGGTAAGTGCGAATTCAAGTCCGAATTTTTATATTTCTGTTGCTTATGTCTCAGGAGGTCAGTTTTATTCAGCAAGCAAATCCGTAATGGTAATGCCTGAAGAAAAATTCCTGACAGTGAATATTGCAACAGATAAAACATCATATAAACCTAAGGATGACGGCACTGTGATGATAAAGGTCACTGATGCAGCCGGGAATCCTGTACCCAATGCTGAAGTATCACTGGGTATTGTTGATGAAAGTATTTATGCCATAAAACCCGATAACACAAAGGATATTAAGAGCTTCTTCTATGCGCCTAAATGGAACACTGTAAGTATTCATTACAGCAGCGCGTATTCATATTACAGCTACTCAAGGCTGATAACCATATACGAGCGGTTCGATGTAAAATCACTGCGCGATGAAGAGCTTGGTACTATCAAAGGCAAGCTGAGCGATAAGAACGGTAACGCAATACCGTATGCAACTATAATAATTGATGGCGACTTTGTTGCCGCTACAACTGCCGATGACGGCACTTATGAATTCAAGCTCCCCGAAGGCAGCTACACTATAAGCGTTCAGCAAAATACAAAAACCCGCGAAAGCGAAAAAGAGCTTGAAGTAAAAAAAGGACAAACAATTACCGTTAACCTTAAGTCTTCAGCAAGCGGTCTGATAATTGACGGAACAACCGTTGATTACCAGCAGTCATTTGATGATGCAGGACAGGAAAACCTGAGATCAGGTATAGTTACTACGGATAAAGTTACGAACCAGACAGAAGCTCCGCGTAAAGAAAAGAAAATGGAAACAGAAAAGCTTGCTGATTTAAAAGGTAATAAAGATGACGAAGGCGGAAGGACTAAAAACGGGTCAGAATTCGTTGAAGCTGAAACGCGCAGTGATTTCCGAGATGCGATCTATTGGAATCCTTCAGTTATGACTGATGAGAATGGCTATGCCACTGTTCAGGTCAAATTTCCTGATAACCTCACTTCGTGGACTCTCACTTCCAGGGTTATTACCAATGATACTAAGGTAGGACAGCAGGTAAATTCCGTAATTACCCGTAAGGACCTGCTTGTTAGAATGGAAACACCGCGCTTTTTCCAGCAGGAAGATGAAGTAACAATTTCAACTATAATACATAACTACCTCGAAGAGGATAAATCAACCAAGATAAGCCTGAAGGCTGAAAACATTGAGCTTATGGGCGATCCTAACGAACAGGTTATTACATTAGGCAAAAATGAAGAAAGACGTATTGACTGGAAGGTGAAAGTTACAAATCCAACAGGCTTTGCAAAGCTTACTGCCAGCGCGCTCACTAACCAGGAATCAGACGCGGTTGAAATGAAAATTCCTCTGCAGCCCCACGGCCTGCAGCTGGCTAGCTACCAGGCTATGGATATTTCCGATGCTGAAAAGACCGAATATAAGTTTGTAACAATTCCTGAATACACCGATCTAAGAAGTACAAAGCTTACTCTGAATGTAGCTCCATCACTTGCCGCAACAATGCTCGGCGCGCTTGATGAGCTCGTAGGCTATCCATACGGCTGTGTTGAGCAGACCATGAGCAGATTTTTACCAACTGTGATTGTTGCTAATGCTTTTAAAGATCTCAACGCGCCTATCAGCGAAGCAACACAGAAAGATATGCCGAAGATGGTCGAAGCCGGCTATAACAGGCTGTATTCAATGCAGCATTATGATGGCGGCTGGGGCTGGTGGACAAATGACCAGTCACATCCCTTCATGACATCGTATGTTGTGTATGGATTAACACTCGGCGATAAGGCAGGTTATCCTGTCAGAAAAGATGTTATGTCAAAAGGCATCAAGGCTATTAAAGAGCAGCTAAAAGATAAAAACCTTGAAGCTACTACCAGGGCTTATATGCTTTATGCGCTGTCATATGCGGATAATAAAGATACAAAAATATTCGAAGAGCAGTTCAGGCTGCTGATAGAAGCTGAAATGAACGACTATTCGATTGCGCTGCTTTCAATGGCTGCAAGGAACATTGGCGATAATGAAACTGCCGATAAATATTCAAGAATGCTGGTAACACATGCGCAGGATATGGGCGAATCCGGTTCTTACTGGGGCGGCAAAACCTTCCATTACACATGGCAGGATGATAAAGTGCAGACTACAGCAATGGCTGTAAAAGCGCTGCTGCTTGATCCGGTTAGCCTGAAAGATAATCCGGAATTAATGAATAAAGCTGTACGCTGGCTTATGCAGCAGCGCCAGGGCGGCGGGTGGTGGAACACACAGTCAACTGCGTTCATTATCTACGCAATGGTTGATTATCTTAAGACCTCCAAAGAACTTGAGCCGGATTATAATGTAAAAATATCAGTTAACGGCGAGCTTCTGCATGATAAAAAAATGACACGTGAAGATGTATTCATGAAAGATCTTAAATTCGTTATCGATGGCTCAAAGCTTAAAGCAGGGCAGAATGATATTAAGATAGAAAAATCAGGCACAGGCAAGGTATATGTATCAAGCGACCTGAGATATTATACCAGCGAAGGTGTTATTCAGCCCCGCGAGAATGGTTTCAGGGTACATAAAGAATATTTCAAGCTTGAAAAATACACCAAGTATAACGATGATAAGATAATATATCAGAAGCGTTATTTTGGCGGTGAAGTAAAATCAGGCGATGAAATTCTTGTTAAAGTTCGCGTTGAAGCCAAAGATAAGGATATGCAGTATTTCATGCTCGAAGATCCTATCCCTGCAGGATGCGAAGTAATAAAAGATGACTGGGCCTATACAATTGAAGATGAAAAAGATTACTCCGGGTGGGATTATTACTGGTGGAGATGGTGGTACGCTGATAAGGATATCCGCAATAACCGCGTGACATTCTTCGCAACATATCTGTATGGAGATACTTATGAGTTCACATACATAATGCGCGCGCAGATACCGGGTAAATACAACGTTATCCCCGCAACTGGTATGCTGATGTATTATCCCGATGTTCGCGGCTCAAGTGAAGAAATAAAGATCGAAATAACTGATTAA
- the queG gene encoding tRNA epoxyqueuosine(34) reductase QueG, protein MDQTYKQSIRAKAKELGFIGCGFAKYELLEIESEKLREWLDEGKQADMAWIERGFEKRRDVRQIMPEAKSVISLAFNYYTPFEHDDSKPKISRYAWGKDYHKILKKKLKELCEFIIQTSPNPLLGKEGAFDRFPVNNGADLGLLCRAYVDDGPVMDKVWAQRAGIGWMGKHTNIINPEYGSWFFLCEIITNIDFVTYDTPIEDMCGSCTLCISSCPTGAIESEYVVNANKCISYQTIENRGEIPESINLDGWIFGCDVCQDVCPFNSPKYNHVTEEDGFWPKSVFGGNDISASTTLSATKQALAQITEEEFTEVFADSPIKRTKYAGWKRNLERFGR, encoded by the coding sequence ATTGATCAAACATACAAACAAAGCATTAGAGCCAAAGCTAAGGAGCTTGGGTTTATAGGCTGCGGTTTTGCAAAATATGAATTGCTTGAAATTGAATCAGAAAAGCTGCGTGAGTGGCTTGATGAGGGCAAGCAGGCTGATATGGCGTGGATCGAACGCGGCTTTGAAAAGCGCAGGGATGTAAGGCAGATAATGCCCGAAGCAAAAAGTGTGATCTCGCTTGCATTCAATTATTATACACCCTTCGAACACGACGATAGCAAACCGAAAATTTCAAGGTATGCATGGGGTAAAGATTATCACAAGATATTGAAAAAGAAGCTGAAGGAGCTTTGTGAATTTATCATACAGACCTCCCCCAACCCCCTCCTTGGTAAGGAGGGGGCTTTTGATCGTTTCCCTGTTAACAATGGGGCGGATTTGGGTCTCTTATGCAGGGCATATGTTGATGACGGGCCAGTGATGGATAAAGTCTGGGCACAACGTGCCGGAATTGGATGGATGGGGAAACATACCAATATTATAAATCCTGAATACGGTTCATGGTTTTTTTTGTGTGAGATAATTACTAATATTGATTTCGTTACTTACGATACGCCTATTGAAGATATGTGCGGAAGCTGTACGCTTTGTATTTCTTCCTGTCCGACAGGCGCAATTGAAAGCGAATATGTTGTTAATGCGAATAAGTGTATTTCGTATCAGACTATCGAGAATCGCGGTGAAATTCCGGAAAGTATTAATTTAGACGGCTGGATATTTGGCTGTGATGTTTGCCAGGATGTGTGTCCGTTTAACTCACCTAAGTATAACCATGTAACTGAGGAGGATGGATTTTGGCCGAAATCTGTTTTTGGAGGAAATGACATAAGCGCTTCGACTACGCTCAGCGCGACAAAGCAGGCATTGGCTCAAATCACCGAAGAGGAGTTTACGGAGGTGTTTGCTGATTCGCCAATTAAGCGGACGAAATACGCGGGGTGGAAAAGGAATCTGGAAAGGTTTGGTAGATAA
- a CDS encoding GIY-YIG nuclease family protein: MTNRSKTLYTGVTNNILLRVLQHKFSVNKGFTSKYRIDKLVFFESTGSIYEALKREKQLKNWHKDWKINLIESVNRNWDDLSAGWYDDIDPLEVLKGYDGS; this comes from the coding sequence ATGACCAACAGGTCAAAGACACTATATACCGGAGTTACAAATAATATTCTGTTGAGAGTATTGCAGCATAAATTCAGTGTGAACAAAGGATTTACAAGTAAATACAGAATAGACAAACTGGTATTCTTCGAAAGCACCGGTTCGATCTATGAAGCATTAAAGAGAGAGAAACAATTGAAAAATTGGCATAAAGATTGGAAGATAAATCTGATTGAAAGTGTAAACAGGAATTGGGATGACCTATCTGCAGGTTGGTATGATGATATTGATCCCCTGGAAGTTTTGAAAGGATATGACGGGAGTTAA
- a CDS encoding MFS transporter, which produces MKKIEAPSKILLVLTLIEFINYFDRQVVFPLFSFLKADFGLSDFELGLIGTVFMIIHASFSVPLGILADKWIRKNIIAAGVAIWSIATFVTGLVQNFTQLLITRAAVGIGEASYAPAATSLIADNFPLEKRARASSIFHLGMFFGGTLGMILAGVLGSKLGWRACFFIVAIPGIILALTALRIKETKHEHKNTSEVNRKNIFQLFKTPAYVMTLVSGIMLTFTSSAIISWMTQFFIRFHNYSVDQASITIGLAVIIGGPLGIYSGGYFSDLLFNKYKKPRSLAMAIAFILATPLMYITLTTQNEILLLVTLVMATYLMTFYYGPMVALIQDIVPGSLKATAFAFYLFTVHLIGSTPAPALIGKISDISNLQTALFLVVLSNLLGGVLLLITTKLLIKRRDAQPV; this is translated from the coding sequence TTGAAAAAAATCGAGGCTCCCTCGAAGATATTACTTGTACTGACATTAATTGAGTTCATCAATTATTTTGACAGGCAGGTAGTATTTCCTTTATTCAGCTTCCTGAAGGCTGATTTCGGGCTTAGCGATTTTGAGCTTGGCCTGATAGGCACCGTATTTATGATCATTCACGCATCATTTTCGGTTCCGTTAGGCATACTTGCCGATAAATGGATAAGGAAGAACATCATTGCAGCTGGCGTTGCGATATGGTCTATAGCTACGTTCGTAACAGGGCTTGTGCAGAACTTCACACAACTTTTAATCACACGCGCTGCAGTTGGTATAGGCGAAGCGTCATATGCTCCGGCAGCAACATCCCTTATAGCTGATAATTTTCCGCTTGAAAAACGCGCAAGGGCAAGCTCAATATTCCATTTGGGAATGTTCTTCGGCGGTACGCTTGGAATGATACTAGCCGGTGTGCTGGGCTCTAAGCTTGGATGGAGAGCATGTTTTTTTATTGTGGCAATTCCCGGAATAATACTTGCGTTAACGGCGTTAAGGATTAAGGAAACAAAGCATGAGCACAAGAACACATCTGAGGTAAACCGCAAAAATATTTTTCAGCTTTTTAAAACTCCTGCATATGTTATGACCCTTGTTTCAGGAATTATGCTGACATTCACTTCTTCGGCAATAATAAGCTGGATGACACAGTTCTTCATTAGGTTCCATAATTATTCCGTTGACCAGGCATCAATTACAATTGGATTAGCTGTTATCATAGGCGGGCCGCTCGGGATCTATTCCGGCGGGTATTTCAGTGACCTGTTATTCAATAAATACAAAAAGCCGCGTTCACTTGCAATGGCAATAGCGTTTATTCTGGCTACTCCCCTGATGTATATTACATTAACCACGCAAAATGAAATTTTGCTTTTAGTGACTTTGGTTATGGCAACTTATTTAATGACCTTTTATTATGGCCCGATGGTTGCATTGATACAGGATATTGTTCCGGGCTCACTTAAGGCAACGGCATTCGCTTTTTACCTGTTCACAGTGCATTTGATAGGCTCAACACCGGCACCAGCACTTATCGGTAAGATTTCTGATATCAGTAACCTGCAGACAGCGCTTTTTTTGGTGGTACTTTCAAATCTGCTGGGTGGAGTGTTACTTTTAATTACAACTAAACTGCTGATAAAACGAAGAGATGCCCAACCTGTTTAA